From a region of the Opitutia bacterium genome:
- a CDS encoding circularly permuted type 2 ATP-grasp protein, producing the protein MVHPSSTENPPVPATLFDGYDPGAFFDEMIASDGQVRPHYQRFARRFQGIDADTFNAKRRSVDLAFLRQGITFNVYGDAQGAERVFPFDLVPRVIPADEWKHLEAGLVQRITALNLFLHDIYHEQRILRDGTIPAHYVLSAKHFRREFVNTKVPRDIYIHICGTDLIRDDKGQYLVLEDNARCPSGVSYVLENRRALKRTFPDIYETCGVRPVDHYPAELLKLLRHVAPGGVAEPTVVLLTPGAYNSAYFEHTYLARQMGIEIVEGRDLIVRDQHVFMRTTKGLRPVHVIYRRIDDDFLDPTVFRRDSALGVPGLVNAYRAGSVSLANSIGTGVADDKVMYYFVPRIIKYYLDQEPLLPNVPTYLASEESDRKYIVENLDKLVVKAANEAGGYGMLMGPKATQAERDEFRQKILADPRNYIAQPMISLSRHPTWIDDEGFGGRHIDLRPFILYGEKPVVIPGGLTRVALRKGSLVVNSSQGGGSKETWVLYGNE; encoded by the coding sequence ATGGTCCACCCCAGTTCGACCGAAAATCCCCCTGTGCCTGCTACCTTGTTCGACGGCTACGACCCCGGCGCTTTCTTCGATGAGATGATCGCGAGCGACGGCCAAGTGCGGCCGCACTACCAGCGTTTCGCGCGGCGCTTCCAAGGCATCGACGCCGACACGTTCAACGCCAAGCGCCGCTCCGTCGACCTCGCGTTCCTGCGGCAGGGCATCACGTTCAACGTCTACGGCGACGCGCAGGGCGCGGAGCGCGTTTTCCCCTTCGACCTCGTGCCGCGCGTCATCCCGGCCGACGAGTGGAAACACCTCGAAGCCGGCCTCGTCCAGCGCATCACCGCGCTGAACCTCTTCCTGCACGATATCTATCACGAGCAACGCATCCTGCGCGACGGCACGATCCCCGCGCACTACGTGCTCTCCGCGAAACATTTTCGCCGCGAGTTCGTGAACACGAAGGTCCCGCGCGACATCTACATCCACATTTGCGGCACCGACCTCATCCGCGACGACAAGGGCCAATACCTCGTCCTCGAGGACAACGCGCGCTGCCCCTCCGGCGTCAGCTACGTCCTCGAAAACCGCCGCGCGCTGAAACGCACTTTCCCCGACATCTACGAGACCTGCGGCGTGCGACCGGTCGACCACTACCCCGCCGAGCTGCTGAAGCTCCTGCGCCACGTCGCACCCGGCGGCGTCGCCGAGCCGACCGTCGTGCTGCTCACGCCCGGCGCCTACAACTCCGCCTACTTCGAGCACACCTACCTCGCGCGCCAGATGGGCATCGAGATCGTCGAAGGCCGCGACCTCATCGTGCGCGACCAACACGTGTTCATGCGCACGACGAAAGGCCTGCGCCCCGTGCACGTGATTTACCGGCGCATCGACGACGACTTCCTCGATCCCACCGTCTTCCGCCGCGACTCCGCCCTCGGCGTGCCAGGCCTCGTCAACGCCTACCGTGCCGGCTCCGTCTCGCTCGCCAACTCCATCGGCACCGGCGTCGCGGACGACAAGGTCATGTATTATTTCGTCCCGCGGATCATCAAATACTACCTCGATCAGGAGCCGCTGCTGCCGAACGTCCCGACCTACCTCGCGAGCGAAGAGTCCGACCGCAAATACATCGTCGAAAACCTCGACAAACTCGTCGTCAAAGCCGCCAACGAAGCCGGCGGCTACGGCATGCTCATGGGCCCGAAAGCCACGCAGGCCGAGCGTGACGAGTTCCGCCAGAAGATCCTCGCCGACCCGCGCAACTACATCGCGCAGCCCATGATTTCCCTCTCGCGCCATCCCACGTGGATCGACGACGAAGGCTTCGGCGGCCGCCACATCGACCTACGGCCGTTCATCCTCTACGGCGAAAAACCCGTCGTCATACCCGGTGGGCTCACCCGCGTCGCGCTGCGCAAAGGCTCGCTCGTCGTCAACTCCTCCCAAGGCGGCGGCTCCAAGGAAACGTGGGTGCTCTACGGTAACGAATGA
- a CDS encoding alpha-E domain-containing protein, which translates to MLSRVANSLYWMSRYIERADNTARLVDVNLQLLLDIRRLDDQTLTGLWMPIVQSTGDDQLFHQLHSRATGEDVTEFLVFETANPNSIVSSINQARENARMVRDQLTVEFWEELNRLYLFVHSPAARRLWRSGPHEFFLEVKNSSLLLAGLANATVVRNEGWNFMQAGCFLERADKTSRILDVRHASVPERGKPGSVSQEDALGWSAVLRSCSAWDAYKALHGAEVQPAYIAEFLLLSDNFPRSVRFCVRALDAALRRISGVAGDRFSNDAEKLAGRLLAELSFSSADDIFAVGLHTYIDQLQTRLNDVGAALFQTYIFQAFHTLEDYELRQQEEQQQQQRRA; encoded by the coding sequence ATGCTAAGCCGCGTTGCCAATTCCCTCTACTGGATGAGTCGCTACATCGAGCGCGCCGACAACACCGCGCGTCTCGTCGACGTCAACCTCCAGCTCCTCCTCGACATCCGCCGCCTCGACGATCAGACGCTCACCGGCCTCTGGATGCCCATCGTCCAAAGCACGGGCGACGACCAACTCTTCCACCAGCTCCACAGCCGGGCCACCGGCGAAGACGTCACCGAGTTCCTCGTCTTCGAGACCGCGAATCCGAATTCGATCGTCTCCTCGATCAACCAGGCCCGCGAAAACGCCCGCATGGTGCGCGACCAGCTCACCGTCGAGTTCTGGGAGGAGCTGAACCGCCTCTACCTTTTCGTCCACTCGCCCGCCGCGCGCCGGCTCTGGCGCAGCGGCCCGCACGAGTTCTTTCTCGAGGTGAAGAACAGCTCGCTCCTGCTCGCCGGCCTCGCCAACGCCACCGTCGTCCGCAACGAAGGCTGGAATTTCATGCAAGCCGGCTGCTTCCTCGAGCGCGCCGACAAGACGTCCCGCATCCTCGACGTCCGCCACGCCTCCGTGCCCGAGCGCGGCAAGCCCGGCAGCGTCAGCCAGGAAGACGCGCTCGGCTGGTCCGCCGTGCTCCGCTCCTGCAGCGCGTGGGACGCCTACAAGGCGCTCCACGGCGCCGAAGTGCAGCCCGCCTACATCGCCGAGTTCTTGCTCCTCTCCGACAACTTCCCACGCTCCGTCCGCTTCTGCGTCCGCGCGCTCGACGCCGCGCTCCGCCGCATCTCCGGCGTCGCCGGCGACCGCTTCAGCAACGACGCCGAGAAACTCGCCGGCCGCCTCCTCGCCGAACTCAGCTTCAGCTCCGCCGACGACATCTTCGCCGTCGGCCTCCACACCTACATCGATCAACTCCAGACCCGCCTCAACGACGTCGGCGCGGCCCTCTTCCAGACCTACATCTTCCAAGCCTTCCACACCCTCGAGGACTACGAACTCCGCCAGCAGGAAGAGCAGCAGCAACAACAGCGCCGCGCATGA
- a CDS encoding transglutaminase family protein has protein sequence MKLHTLHRTSYAYATPVRESFNEARLRPASSDGQECRHFELRVSPDARSSHYFDFYSNCVHLFEIDAPHTELVVEATALVFTRDEPVLPSGAEPAPLARVGECLLQDRCYDFLPDSTYVEITRDTTALAQEAAAGATDAWQAAQAIMRHIHTEFRYLPASTTVHTHMREVLKARHGVCQDFAHVMIGFCRALKIPARYVCGYIYNGPRDQLKGAQASHAWVEVFINGVGWCGLDPTNGQLAASRHVRVAVGRDHADVSPLKGTYRGTDRHTMKVDVLVTETDDALQPEPAAR, from the coding sequence ATGAAGCTCCACACGCTGCACCGCACGAGCTACGCCTACGCCACGCCCGTGCGCGAGAGCTTCAACGAGGCCCGCCTCCGCCCCGCCTCAAGCGACGGCCAGGAATGCCGGCACTTCGAGCTGCGCGTCTCGCCCGACGCCCGCTCGTCCCACTACTTCGACTTCTACTCGAACTGCGTTCACCTCTTCGAAATCGACGCCCCGCACACCGAACTCGTCGTCGAAGCCACGGCGCTGGTCTTCACCCGCGACGAGCCCGTGCTGCCGTCCGGCGCCGAGCCCGCGCCGCTCGCCCGCGTCGGCGAGTGCCTCCTGCAGGACCGCTGCTACGACTTCCTGCCCGATTCGACCTACGTCGAAATCACCCGCGACACCACCGCGCTCGCGCAAGAAGCCGCCGCCGGCGCCACCGACGCCTGGCAAGCCGCGCAGGCGATCATGCGCCACATCCACACCGAGTTTCGCTACCTGCCCGCATCGACGACGGTCCACACGCACATGCGCGAAGTGCTCAAGGCCCGCCACGGCGTCTGCCAGGATTTCGCGCACGTGATGATCGGCTTTTGCCGCGCCCTGAAAATCCCCGCGCGCTACGTCTGCGGCTATATCTACAACGGCCCGCGCGATCAGCTCAAAGGCGCCCAAGCCAGTCACGCGTGGGTCGAAGTCTTCATCAACGGTGTCGGTTGGTGCGGCCTCGATCCGACCAACGGGCAACTTGCCGCCAGCCGACACGTGCGCGTCGCCGTCGGCCGCGACCACGCCGACGTGTCGCCGTTGAAAGGCACCTACCGCGGCACCGACCGGCACACGATGAAGGTCGACGTCCTCGTCACCGAAACCGACGACGCGCTCCAGCCCGAGCCCGCCGCGAGATAA
- a CDS encoding SDR family oxidoreductase, whose product MRILVTGGAGFLGSHLCDRLLKDGHEVICLDNFFTGAKANIAHHLANPAFELVRHDVIDPFKFEVDQIYNLACPASPPHYQYNPIKTTKTSVMGAINCLGLAKRVKARVFQASTSEVYGDPSVHPQPESYWGNVNPIGRRSCYDEGKRVAETLFFDYHRENKVDIRIVRIFNTYGPRMHPNDGRVVSNFIVQALKGEDITIYGDGKQTRSFCYVDDLIEGFVRLMNQNETVGPVNIGNPGEFTMLELAEQVLKLTKSKSKIVHKPLPSDDPKQRRPDITLAKKHLKWEPTIPLAEGLKKTIAYFKTKV is encoded by the coding sequence ATGCGTATCCTCGTCACCGGCGGCGCCGGCTTCCTCGGGTCCCATCTCTGTGATCGTCTGCTCAAAGACGGCCACGAGGTTATCTGCCTCGATAACTTCTTCACCGGTGCGAAGGCCAACATCGCGCATCACCTCGCCAACCCGGCCTTCGAGCTCGTCCGCCACGACGTGATCGATCCGTTCAAGTTCGAGGTCGACCAGATCTACAACCTCGCGTGTCCCGCGTCGCCGCCGCACTACCAATACAACCCCATCAAGACGACGAAGACGTCAGTGATGGGCGCGATCAACTGTCTCGGCCTCGCAAAGCGCGTGAAAGCGCGTGTCTTCCAGGCGAGCACGTCCGAGGTCTACGGCGACCCGAGCGTGCACCCGCAGCCCGAGAGCTATTGGGGCAACGTCAACCCGATCGGCCGCCGCTCGTGCTACGACGAGGGCAAGCGCGTCGCCGAGACGCTGTTCTTCGACTACCACCGCGAGAACAAGGTCGATATCCGCATCGTCCGCATCTTCAACACCTACGGCCCGCGCATGCACCCGAACGACGGCCGCGTCGTCTCGAACTTCATCGTGCAGGCGCTCAAGGGCGAAGACATCACCATCTACGGCGACGGCAAACAGACGCGCTCGTTCTGCTACGTCGACGATCTCATCGAGGGCTTCGTTCGCCTCATGAACCAGAACGAAACCGTCGGGCCCGTGAACATCGGCAACCCGGGCGAGTTCACCATGCTCGAACTCGCGGAGCAGGTCCTGAAGCTCACCAAGAGCAAATCCAAGATCGTCCACAAACCGCTCCCGTCCGACGACCCGAAGCAACGCCGCCCCGACATCACGCTGGCGAAGAAGCACCTCAAGTGGGAGCCCACCATCCCGCTCGCCGAGGGCCTCAAGAAGACTATCGCCTACTTCAAGACGAAGGTTTGA
- a CDS encoding beta-lactamase family protein, producing the protein MRLAVVLMFAFVSSALAMETTSVAPVTEAIARAMAAGKLPGAVVWVEQGAQSRHWALGDRALVPQQEAMTEDTIFDAASLTKVVATAPSMMLLIERGRVKLDAPVREYLPEFAAADVTVRHLLTHTSGLPAEIPRDLAAPNWRGYEEGIRRACACTPDPAPGTVFRYSDVNFILLGEIVRRVSGRTLDEFARAEIFVPLGMKDTGFRPALEQRARIAPTERDAEGTMLRGVVHDPTSRRMGGVAGHAGLFTTAADLARYARVMLRGEVDGVRLLKPETLRLMQATQSPATVPERRGLGWDIDTKYSRPRGRIFPIGSFGHTGFTGTALWIDPSSDTFYVFLSSRLHPDGKGNVRDLYEEIGTEVARLVGAGGAHQTPSR; encoded by the coding sequence ATGCGTCTCGCCGTGGTTCTGATGTTTGCGTTCGTCTCGTCGGCGCTGGCGATGGAGACAACGAGCGTGGCTCCCGTGACGGAGGCGATTGCACGCGCCATGGCGGCGGGAAAATTGCCGGGCGCCGTCGTGTGGGTCGAGCAGGGCGCGCAGAGCCGACACTGGGCGCTGGGAGATCGCGCGCTCGTTCCGCAGCAGGAGGCGATGACGGAGGACACAATTTTCGACGCCGCCTCGCTGACCAAGGTCGTGGCCACGGCGCCATCGATGATGCTCCTGATCGAACGCGGGCGCGTGAAACTCGACGCGCCGGTGCGCGAATACCTGCCGGAGTTCGCGGCCGCGGACGTGACCGTGCGGCATCTGCTCACGCATACGTCGGGTTTGCCGGCGGAAATCCCGCGCGATCTCGCTGCGCCCAACTGGCGCGGTTACGAGGAGGGCATTCGCCGCGCCTGCGCGTGCACGCCTGATCCGGCGCCGGGCACGGTGTTCCGCTACAGTGACGTGAACTTCATCCTGCTCGGCGAGATCGTCCGGCGCGTGAGCGGGCGCACGCTGGACGAGTTTGCGCGGGCCGAGATTTTTGTTCCGCTCGGCATGAAGGACACCGGTTTCCGGCCCGCGCTGGAGCAGCGCGCTCGGATCGCGCCGACGGAGCGCGATGCGGAGGGCACGATGTTGCGCGGCGTGGTCCACGATCCGACGTCGCGTCGCATGGGCGGCGTGGCCGGACACGCGGGTTTGTTCACGACGGCGGCGGATTTGGCGCGCTACGCACGCGTCATGTTGCGCGGCGAGGTGGACGGCGTGCGATTGCTGAAACCTGAGACACTGCGCCTGATGCAGGCCACGCAGAGCCCGGCGACGGTGCCCGAGCGGCGCGGGCTCGGTTGGGACATCGACACGAAATACAGTCGCCCGCGCGGGCGGATTTTCCCGATCGGCTCGTTCGGGCACACGGGATTCACGGGCACGGCGCTGTGGATCGATCCGTCGAGCGACACGTTCTACGTTTTCTTGTCCTCGCGGCTGCATCCCGACGGCAAGGGCAACGTCCGCGACCTTTACGAGGAGATCGGGACAGAGGTCGCCCGCCTCGTCGGCGCAGGCGGCGCGCACCAGACGCCGTCTCGCTAG
- the tgt gene encoding tRNA guanosine(34) transglycosylase Tgt, which produces MPAHFDLLKTDTATAARRGRLRTRHGVIETPIFMPVGTQGTVKALTPAQLHEIGAQIILGNTYHLNLRPGSELVRELGGLHGFMGWNGPILTDSGGFQAFSLAKLRDIREDGIAFASHIDGAKVFLGPREVMTIQANLGSDIAMVIDECPPWPCTRDECQRAVDRSLRWARECQQVATDNGFLAAGHHVFAIAQGSTYDDLRREAAESLAALDLPGYAVGGVSVGEPEPEMLKQVGATTPFLPADKPRYTMGLGTPPQILKMIALGVDMFDCVHPTRVARNGAAFTPDGLINVRNERYRTDKAPLVEGLDNYTCRHFSRAYLRHLVMANEILASTLLSLHNLHFYLDLVAQARAHIEAGDFAGWSKAWIERYEAGEAAQRG; this is translated from the coding sequence ATGCCCGCTCATTTCGACCTTCTGAAGACCGACACCGCCACGGCGGCGCGGCGCGGGCGTCTGCGGACGCGCCACGGCGTGATCGAAACGCCGATTTTTATGCCCGTCGGCACGCAGGGCACGGTGAAGGCGCTCACGCCGGCGCAGCTCCACGAGATCGGCGCGCAGATCATTCTCGGCAACACCTACCATCTCAACCTGCGGCCCGGTTCCGAACTCGTGCGCGAACTCGGCGGGCTGCACGGTTTCATGGGTTGGAACGGCCCGATCCTTACCGACAGCGGTGGGTTCCAGGCGTTCTCCCTCGCGAAACTCCGCGATATCCGCGAGGACGGCATCGCGTTCGCTTCGCACATCGACGGCGCGAAGGTCTTCCTCGGTCCGCGCGAGGTGATGACGATCCAGGCCAACCTCGGCTCCGACATCGCGATGGTGATCGACGAGTGCCCGCCGTGGCCGTGCACGCGCGACGAGTGCCAGCGCGCGGTGGACCGCAGCCTGCGCTGGGCGCGCGAGTGCCAGCAGGTCGCCACCGACAACGGCTTCCTCGCCGCCGGGCACCACGTCTTCGCCATCGCGCAAGGCTCGACCTACGACGACCTCCGCCGCGAGGCCGCCGAGTCGCTCGCGGCGCTCGACTTGCCCGGCTACGCTGTGGGTGGCGTCAGCGTGGGCGAGCCCGAGCCGGAGATGTTGAAACAGGTCGGCGCGACGACGCCGTTTCTCCCCGCCGACAAGCCGCGCTATACGATGGGTCTCGGCACGCCGCCGCAGATTTTGAAGATGATCGCGCTCGGCGTGGACATGTTCGATTGCGTGCACCCGACGCGCGTGGCGCGCAACGGTGCGGCCTTCACGCCCGACGGCTTGATCAACGTCCGCAACGAGCGCTACCGCACCGACAAGGCGCCGCTGGTCGAGGGCCTCGACAACTACACCTGCCGCCATTTCTCGCGAGCGTATCTGCGGCATCTCGTGATGGCGAACGAGATTCTCGCGAGCACGCTGCTCTCGTTGCACAACCTGCATTTCTACCTCGATCTCGTCGCGCAGGCGCGGGCGCACATCGAGGCCGGCGACTTCGCCGGCTGGAGCAAGGCGTGGATCGAGCGTTACGAGGCGGGCGAGGCGGCGCAGCGCGGTTGA
- a CDS encoding aminodeoxychorismate/anthranilate synthase component II, translating to MLLVIDNYDSFTFNLVQYFGQLGVNMRVFRNDEITPEQAAALNPDRVLISPGPCTPTEAGISLDMFRVFGGKKPIFGVCLGHQAMGQYFGGKVIRAGRLMHGKMSPILHRNTDIFGGLPSPFQATRYHSLLVERSSLPDCLEITAETAEGEIMGLRHKQMPIWGVQFHPESIATQHGMKMLQNFLSLN from the coding sequence GTGCTGCTCGTCATCGACAATTACGACTCGTTCACCTTCAACCTGGTCCAATATTTCGGCCAACTGGGCGTGAACATGCGCGTGTTCCGCAACGACGAGATCACCCCCGAGCAGGCCGCCGCGCTGAATCCCGACCGCGTCCTCATCTCGCCCGGCCCGTGCACCCCCACCGAGGCCGGCATCAGCCTCGACATGTTTCGTGTCTTCGGCGGCAAGAAGCCCATTTTCGGCGTGTGCCTCGGCCATCAGGCCATGGGCCAATACTTCGGCGGCAAAGTGATCCGCGCCGGCCGCCTCATGCACGGCAAGATGTCGCCCATCCTGCATCGCAACACCGACATCTTCGGCGGACTCCCCTCGCCTTTCCAAGCCACCCGCTACCACTCGCTGCTCGTCGAACGCTCATCCCTGCCCGACTGTCTCGAGATCACCGCCGAGACCGCCGAGGGCGAAATCATGGGCCTGCGCCACAAACAAATGCCGATCTGGGGTGTCCAATTTCACCCCGAGTCCATCGCGACCCAACACGGCATGAAGATGCTCCAGAACTTTCTCTCCCTGAACTGA
- the nrdR gene encoding transcriptional repressor NrdR yields the protein MRCPKCTSIEDKVIDSRIARDGNTIRRRRECLECGHRFTTNESLVRDSLIVVKRDGRTEPFMRDKLVAAVRAACHKRPIDGEQIYMLVEDVIDAVEAGFESQVPTKAIGEQVMLRLRKLDQVAYVRFASVYKEFRDVGEFVDEITSLAPFPEGTTPKPKK from the coding sequence ATGCGCTGCCCGAAGTGCACTTCCATCGAGGATAAGGTCATCGACTCCCGCATCGCGCGCGACGGAAACACCATCCGCCGCCGCCGCGAATGCCTCGAGTGCGGCCACCGTTTCACGACCAACGAGTCGCTCGTCCGCGACAGCCTCATCGTCGTCAAGCGCGACGGCCGCACCGAGCCGTTCATGCGCGACAAGCTCGTCGCCGCCGTCCGCGCCGCCTGCCACAAGCGCCCGATCGACGGCGAGCAGATCTACATGCTCGTCGAGGACGTGATCGACGCCGTCGAAGCCGGTTTCGAGAGCCAGGTGCCGACCAAGGCCATCGGCGAGCAGGTGATGTTGCGCCTGCGCAAGCTCGACCAAGTCGCCTACGTCCGCTTCGCCAGCGTCTACAAGGAATTCCGCGACGTCGGCGAGTTCGTCGACGAAATCACGAGCCTTGCGCCGTTTCCCGAAGGCACTACACCGAAGCCGAAGAAATGA
- a CDS encoding histidine triad nucleotide-binding protein, with amino-acid sequence MKTIFQKIIDREIPAKIAHEDDHCIAIHDINPQAPVHVLVIPKQHIARVAEAKESDQSVLGHLLLSAAAIAKKLGLEQSGFRIVINNGRDGGETVPHLHVHVLGGRPLAWPPG; translated from the coding sequence ATGAAAACCATCTTTCAGAAAATCATCGACCGCGAGATCCCCGCCAAGATCGCGCACGAGGACGACCATTGCATCGCGATCCACGACATCAACCCGCAGGCGCCGGTGCACGTGCTCGTGATTCCGAAGCAGCACATCGCCCGGGTGGCCGAGGCGAAGGAATCGGATCAAAGCGTCCTCGGTCACCTCTTGCTCAGCGCCGCGGCGATCGCCAAGAAACTCGGCCTCGAGCAATCCGGCTTCCGCATCGTGATCAACAACGGCCGTGACGGCGGCGAGACGGTCCCGCATCTCCACGTCCACGTCCTGGGCGGCCGCCCGCTCGCCTGGCCGCCGGGCTGA
- a CDS encoding S9 family peptidase, with product MKIRALLVGWIVSVAVVFGAEAAAKKHPITHEELWLMKRVGAPVPSPDGQWVVFSVAEPAYDAKDQSVDLWLKSLADDTPARRITSTKAPEGGVSWSPDSASIVFTTRREGDEASQIYLLNLKQPGEAERLTSLTLGARSPKFSPDGKQLLFVSDVFPGANDEDAIKKAAKERKDRKYNARAYEQFPPRFWMSWLDDKKAHLFVMDAKAGAKARDLLAGSKLAELPGFGGGQGDDGQNLEAEWAPDSSGVVFSVSTNRDAAAREPVYTQLYFVTAAGGEPTRLTNDMSSYGNLRFSPDGKTLFCITDPNTIDKVYDLSRLASFPWPFDAAKKNVLTAKLDRAVGRYALPEGGDRVYFTFEHAGIEQIHSVSYAGGDVRDEPSMTYGTTGGLAAGGKALVGTWDSVSNPVEIYAFNGAPKRLTSFNADKAATLDLPGVEHFDFKASDGMTVHNMIVRPAGFDAAKKYPLFVVIHGGAANMWHDTFVLRWNYHLLAGTEYVILLTDYKGSTGYGEEFARSIQLDPLRGPGNHVNEAADEAVKRFSFIDGTRMAAAGASYGGHLANWLQATTTRYKCIISHAGEADLIMQWGTSDSIWGREVNSGGPVWGDSAVWREQSPVLQAGNHAKGTGFKTPILITVGELDYRVPVNNALMWFALNQRLGVQSKLIVFPEAGHWILRGEDSRYFYNEVRGWLAKYLK from the coding sequence ATGAAAATTCGCGCTCTGTTGGTCGGTTGGATCGTGTCCGTGGCGGTGGTGTTTGGCGCCGAAGCGGCGGCGAAAAAACATCCGATCACGCACGAGGAGTTGTGGCTGATGAAGCGGGTCGGCGCCCCCGTGCCGAGCCCCGACGGACAATGGGTGGTGTTCTCGGTGGCGGAGCCCGCCTACGACGCCAAGGACCAGTCGGTGGACCTCTGGCTGAAGTCCCTGGCCGACGACACGCCCGCACGCCGCATCACCTCCACGAAGGCGCCGGAGGGCGGTGTGAGCTGGTCGCCCGATTCCGCAAGCATCGTCTTCACGACCCGCCGCGAGGGCGACGAGGCCTCGCAGATTTATCTGCTGAATCTCAAACAGCCCGGCGAAGCCGAGCGGCTGACGAGCCTCACGCTGGGCGCGCGTTCGCCGAAGTTCAGCCCCGACGGCAAACAGCTGCTCTTCGTGAGCGACGTGTTCCCCGGCGCGAACGACGAGGACGCGATCAAGAAGGCCGCGAAGGAGCGCAAGGACCGCAAATACAACGCGCGCGCCTACGAGCAGTTCCCGCCGCGTTTCTGGATGAGCTGGCTCGACGACAAGAAGGCTCACCTCTTCGTGATGGACGCAAAGGCCGGTGCGAAAGCGCGCGATCTCCTCGCCGGCAGCAAGCTGGCGGAGCTGCCCGGCTTCGGTGGCGGGCAGGGCGACGACGGCCAGAACCTCGAGGCCGAATGGGCGCCCGATAGCAGCGGCGTGGTGTTCAGCGTCTCGACCAACCGCGACGCCGCCGCGCGCGAGCCGGTTTACACGCAGCTTTATTTCGTCACGGCCGCCGGCGGCGAACCGACGCGCCTGACGAACGACATGAGCAGCTACGGCAACCTCCGGTTTTCACCGGACGGCAAGACGCTCTTCTGCATCACCGACCCGAACACGATCGACAAGGTCTACGACCTCAGCCGCCTCGCGAGTTTCCCGTGGCCGTTCGATGCGGCGAAGAAAAATGTTCTCACCGCCAAACTGGATCGCGCGGTGGGCCGCTACGCGCTGCCCGAGGGCGGCGATCGCGTCTATTTCACCTTCGAGCACGCCGGCATCGAGCAGATCCACTCAGTCAGCTACGCCGGGGGCGACGTGCGCGACGAGCCGTCGATGACTTACGGCACCACCGGCGGGCTCGCCGCCGGCGGCAAGGCGCTCGTCGGCACTTGGGACAGCGTCTCGAATCCGGTGGAGATCTACGCCTTCAACGGCGCGCCGAAGCGACTGACGTCCTTCAATGCCGACAAGGCCGCCACGCTCGATCTGCCCGGCGTGGAGCACTTCGATTTCAAGGCCAGCGATGGCATGACCGTTCACAACATGATCGTGCGTCCGGCCGGCTTCGACGCGGCGAAGAAGTATCCGCTCTTCGTCGTCATCCACGGCGGCGCGGCGAACATGTGGCACGACACCTTCGTGCTGCGTTGGAATTACCACCTGCTCGCCGGCACGGAATACGTCATCCTCCTCACCGACTACAAGGGCTCGACCGGTTACGGCGAGGAGTTCGCCCGTTCGATCCAGCTCGATCCGCTGCGCGGACCAGGCAACCACGTGAACGAGGCCGCGGACGAAGCGGTGAAGCGTTTTTCGTTCATCGACGGCACGCGCATGGCCGCAGCGGGCGCCAGCTACGGCGGTCACCTCGCCAACTGGCTGCAGGCGACGACCACGCGCTACAAGTGCATCATCTCCCACGCCGGCGAGGCCGACCTCATCATGCAGTGGGGCACGAGCGACAGCATCTGGGGCCGCGAGGTGAACAGCGGCGGCCCGGTCTGGGGCGACAGCGCGGTGTGGCGCGAGCAGAGTCCGGTCTTGCAGGCGGGCAATCACGCGAAGGGCACCGGTTTCAAGACGCCGATCCTCATCACGGTCGGCGAACTCGACTACCGCGTGCCGGTTAACAATGCGCTGATGTGGTTCGCGCTGAACCAGCGCCTCGGCGTGCAGAGCAAGCTCATCGTGTTCCCCGAGGCCGGCCACTGGATCCTGCGGGGTGAGGACAGCCGCTATTTCTACAACGAGGTCCGCGGCTGGCTGGCGAAATACCTGAAGTGA